From a single Poecilia reticulata strain Guanapo linkage group LG2, Guppy_female_1.0+MT, whole genome shotgun sequence genomic region:
- the nbeal1 gene encoding neurobeachin-like protein 1 isoform X2, whose amino-acid sequence MASNERLYEVWMLYCTKRDPDYFKIWLEIFISSYEQCLDVDFEKPPSRPDEVPPVLTLLPDNILQVLRHQLLQCVQKASDGLEPEQQNLALLLLKFLIIICRNLSNVEEIGTCSYINHIITMTTLYIQQLKSRTKEKEMMDHSQAEDFVRHSLAFCESLYDPYRNWRHRTSREQLGAVERGRQKYKAAPLTVEFVPFFYQCFQESEHLKESLKCCLLHLFGAIVAGDQRNALLAISPATMEVLMRVLADSYTGSCSSEEAEDWDSEDVSRMALLTLGCLREVVQCLLASSSDQRQVEIASVLENYFKLLNSDPAAVVAAKQQQQPAKGRVPTLGRHWEIRFVALQVHMLDTIRDMFLCSDRPVLQAIFLNSNCFEHLIRLLQNSKLVNARCTAADKDQKDITNNRLQTGERDTQVIQGRLDSLAVATIKALTTVMHKSPAAKEVFKERIGYNHLYEVLISLGQPSRLLLKELMNMSVEGEHTSVGLLGISNVEPLLLLVQWLPELDSPELQLFTADWLRRLCCLNRQTRATCVNAAMLVRALAALEHHGRLHRACAESLFGLLGSLGSQSLSGRELLGLIRLLRTAESSQAHPYVAPTLRALLTMVRKQGLENAMQYFDLSPSMAGIVVPTVQRWPGSAFSFHAWLSLDQDQLGPLSKDKRKQLYSFFTPGGTGFEAFISSAGVLVAAVCTKKEYVTVMLPDYCFCDSLWHSIGVVHVPGKRPFGQSLVYIYVDGQQKLSASLKYPVMTEPFISCCIGSAGQRTTTPPPSQIPDPPFSPAATPTTRSSLSGILSPQAWGGLLGGKTESVTKLISAGTQDSEWGSPTSLQGQLGSVMVFHEPLQPAHIKALCSAGPNCVSPFKAQESELGDISAKLLLHYSPKACRNPICLDLSPNALHGRLTGNKVVNWDIKDMINCVGGLPVLFPVLEQLTSVTPDQQSADPAAASDFITPDVSTPADGDWVILPSNRASEARLEKNLVATFLLVLKHFLQRHPINQENLLHTHGVGTLGVLLQKLPAGHVDVSVLVAVQLLIEQVTYEKNQALLQQIHSHLLFNFNIWNKGDFPLRIGHIQYMSTVIKDDRKQFRKKYGVQFLLDTMRLYYGKNANKENDLSGDDVRTIRASLCGLVKYYISKGMSQEEMHSILGYIAAIGDEDQLCSLLEMLLGLLQSSPAKDQLFLLLFEPAAADSCYTLLLNNKHSDRLRELVFKLFERMLRCDRVYERNKQRLRLREAGYTGLSLIFSELHITPTLIRCLLNQILHTDQVVNYKDLMALVQLTHRAGPSVRLIVCKRVYQLLQSQQDAAHQISKQQCWQDTLMRLYLRGEGSLTLRSSDTASTCSLDLNRNGSSSNNRLELPLERRPRTSSSGRLDRLEDDRLSIGDVRSVDSLENGDVISLLDTPSSSASTEPQLPVKPWVLGKSGVLTLDLSHIQAFEGAESGNQTPGSMPSTPSPLETTKPLPGSSGDKDPTSSFTEDGFLFSDNISLGESFNNVERAEEELCSMLLEIVLCVMWRGVEGSDDSAWLERGQVFSALTKLGTANELLLPVDQIKLSLLERMLEWAVTDNREASAASLPQHTENAVRLLHIVQDFLQAEGLVNPALWTDKVLEEAVTLMDCLMVWYSAGTQWFQLSQVGLRLLLGFMAQEDTEVCALASAKLNGILQTKEVSSQDEACYLLGKLEAILQRTVQEQTEETYSFLVPVLRTLLSKVHRLLYMELHLPQLPDTNGSPSFFEDFKLYCNSPEWRVYLDKYIIPYMKQYEIEMFSQGHETMALYWKECYEAFMVSLHKRERERGESKIRFQEQFVEPFSRRSRQENLRYNNMLKQQHSQNNATLRQWKAARRGLVCERGPWADRLQDETHWRVSSAENFSRMRLKLVRNYNFDPHREASALRDNLGVHQQRVNPESLLLEAVKQVKVSDLEDDILDLPEDDPAAASNQAEAEEAGQKEKMVLWEDCELVTVVDVVPGRLELTTQHIYFYDSSQEKEEGVGHDFKWPLSQIREVHLRRYNLRRSALEIFLIDQTNYFLNFKKEVRNKVYSRMLLLRSLSLYGTRSPQELLKASGLTQKWVNREISNFDYLMQLNTIAGRTYNDLSQYPVFPWILTDYSSEELDLSDPRVFRDLSKPVAVQNERNAKAVREKYESFEDPTGTIDRFHYGTHYSNAAGVMHYMIRVEPFTSLHIQLQSGRFDCADRQFHSIPATWQTLMDNPNDVKELIPEFFYFPEFLENQNDFDLGRLQISKERVHNIVLPKWAKSPEDFIYKHRKALESEYVSAHLHEWIDLIFGYKQRGPAAVEALNVFYYCTYEGAVDLDAITDDKERKAVEGMISNFGQTPCQLLKEPHPVRLSLEEVEKRKSQQDSSPLNMFEHLSDLKSFFVEGISDNVPLVKAVVPKNQSHSFITQGSPDTMVTVSQNCLLGTHGWLPYNKNISNYFTFIKDPTVSNTKTQRFLSGPFAPGVDLAAGLFVVSHDGKLLFSGGHWDNSIRVTSLVKGKTVGQHIRHMDVVTCLSTDHCGIHLISGSRDTTCMVWQVLQQGGAPVGLSSKPIQVLYGHTDEVVSVAISTELDMAVSGSRDGTVIIHTVRRGQYMRCLRPPCDSSLPLSILHLAVSWEGHLLVHTCLEGKATLKDKNTLHLYSVNGKHLCSERLKEQVTDMCVSGEYVIIGSEQGYLSIRDLYSLSLCSEPMAMRLPVRSVSVTKEQSHVLVGLDDGKLIIVGVGKPAEMRSSQITRKLWGSSKRLTQISTETEYNPQQESN is encoded by the exons AGAGATCCAGACTACTTCAAGATATGGCTGGAGATTTTCATCAGCTCGTACGAGCAATGCCTCGACGTTGACTTTGAAAAGCCCCCTTCGAG ACCAGACGAGGTTCCACCTGTGTTGACGCTGCTACCCGACAACATCCTGCAGGTTTTGCGCCACCAGCTGCTGCAGTGCGTCCAGAAAGCGTCAGACGGCCTTGAGCCCGAGCAGCAGAACCTGGCGCTGTTGCTGCTGAAGTTCCTCATCATCATCTGCAG GAACTTGTCCAACGTCGAGGAGATCGGCACTTGCTCTTACATCAATCACATCATCACCATGACAACACTGTATATTCAGCAG CTGAAGAGTCGAACCAAGGAGAAGGAGATGATGGACCACAGTCAGGCGGAGGACTTTGTCCGCCATTCGCTGGCGTTCTGCGAGAGCCTCTACGACCCGTACCGCAACTGGAGACATCGGACAAGCAG GGAGCAGCTGGGCGCCGTCGAGAGGGGAAGGCAGAAGTACAAAGCAGCTCCGCTCACCGTTGAATTCGTTCCCTTCTTTTACC agTGCTTCCAGGAGAGCGAGCATCTGAAGGAGAGCCTGAAATGCTGCCTGCTGCACCTGTTTGGAGCCATAGTAGCAGGGGATCAG AGGAACGCTCTGCTCGCCATCTCTCCAGCCACCATGGAGGTGCTGATGCGGGTTCTGGCGGACAGCTACACAGGGAGCTGCTCATCGGAGGAGGCCGAGGACTGGGACAGCGAGGACGTCAGCCGCATGGCCCTGCTGACGTTGGGGTGCCTCAGGGAAGTGGTGCAGTGCCTGCTGGCCTCCAGCTCCGACCAGCGGCAGGTGGAGATCGCCTCCGTCTTGGAAAACTACTTCAAGCTGCTCAACTCGGACCCGGCCGCTGTGGTGGCTGCtaagcaacagcagcagccggCCAAGGGTCGGGTTCCCACACTCGGCCGACACTGGGAGATTCGATTTGTGGCGCTGCAAGTTCACATGCTAG ACACAATCAGGGACATGTTCCTGTGTTCAGACAGGCCGGTTCTACAAGCCATCTTCCTCAACAGCAACTGCTTTGAGCATCTGATACGCCTGCTGCAGAACAGCAAG CTGGTTAACGCTAGGTGCACGGCGGCAGACAAGGACCAGAAAGATATAACCAACAACAGGTTACAGACAGGAGAGAGGGACACTCAG gTGATTCAGGGACGCCTTGACTCGTTAGCGGTAGCCACCATCAAAGCCCTGACGACGGTTATGCATAAATCCCCAGCTGCTAAG GAGGTTTTCAAGGAAAGGATCGGCTACAATCACTTGTACGAAGTTCTGATCTCGCTCGGCCAGCCATCTAGACTGCTGCTCAAGGAGCTGATGAACATG TCAGTGGAGGGAGAGCACACCTCAGTGGGGCTCCTGGGTATCAGCAACGTggagccgctgctgctgctggtccagTGGCTCCCGGAGCTGGACTCGCCTGAACTGCAGCTCTTCACGGCCGACTGGCTGCGCCGCCTCTGCTGCCTCAACCGCCAGACGCGTGCCACTTGCGTCAACGCTGCCATGTTGGTGAGAGCCCTGGCCGCTCTGGAGCACCACGGGCGTCTGCACAGAGCCTGCGCAGAAAGCCTGTTCGGGTTGCTGGGCTCACTGGGTTCCCAGTCTTTGAGCGGCAGGGAGCTGCTGGGACTCATCCGCCTCCTCAGAACCGCAGAGTCCAGCCAAGCTCATCCGTACGTCGCCCCGACCCTGAGAGCGCTGCTCACCATGGTCCGCAAGCAGGGACTGGAGAACGCCATGCAGTACTTCGACCTGTCCCCCAGCATGGCAGGGATTGTTGTTCCCACGGTGCAGCGCTGGCCCGGCTCTGCCTTCAGCTTCCACGCCTGGTTGTCTCTGGACCAGGACCAACTGGGTCCGCTCAGCAAAGACAAACGGAAGCAGCTCTACAG ctttttcaCCCCTGGAGGAACAGGCTTTGAGGCGTTCATCAGCTCAGCGGGGGTTCTGGTGGCGGCTGTGTGCACAAAGAAGGAGTACGTCACAGTGATGCTGCCGGATTACTGCTTCTGCGACTCGCTCTGG CACAGCATCGGGGTGGTGCACGTACCCGGGAAGAGGCCGTTTGGACAGAGCCTCGTCTACATTTACGTAGACGGGCAGCAGAAACTGTCCGCCTCCCTCAAGTACCCCGTCATGACAGAG ccGTTCATCTCCTGCTGCATCGGCTCCGCCGGCCAACGCACCACCACCCCCCCTCCCTCGCAGATCCCCGACCCGCCCTTCTCCCCCGCCGCCACGCCCACCACTCGCTCCTCATTGAGCGGCATCCTATCGCCGCAGGCGTGGGGCGGGCTGCTGGGCGGGAAGACCGAGTCGGTCACAAAGCTGATCTCAGCCGGGACGCAGGACAGCGAGTGGGGCAGCCCCACGTCGCTGCAGGGCCAGCTGGGCAGCGTCATGGTGTTTCATGAACCACTGCAGCCCGCTCACATCAAGGCCCTCTGCAGCGCCG GTCCCAACTGCGTCTCTCCATTTAAAGCCCAGGAATCAGAACTTGGTGACATTTCAgccaaactgctgctgcattaTTCACCCAAG GCCTGTAGAAATCCCATCTGTCTCGACCTTTCTCCCAACGCGCTGCACGGACGTCTGACCGGGAACAAAGTGGTCAACTGGGACATAAAG GATATGATCAACTGTGTTGGTGGGCTGCCTGTGCTTTTCCCGGTGCTGGAGCAGCTGACCTCTGTGACCCCTGACCAGCAGAGTGCTGATCCTGCAGCTGCATCAGACTTCATCACGCCAGATGTGAGCACCCCAGCTGACGGGGACTGGGTCATTCTTCCGTCCAACAGAGCCTCAG AGGCGCGTCTAGAGAAGAACCTGGTGGCCACTTTCCTCTTGGTGCTGAAGCACTTCCTGCAGAGACACCCGATCAACCAGGAGAACCTGCTTCACACGCACGGCGTGGGAACGCTGGGAGTCCTGCTGCAAAAG CTTCCAGCGGGTCACGTGGACGTCAGCGTGCTGGTCGCTGTGCAGCTGCTGATTGAGCAGGTGACCTATGAGAAGAACCaggctctgctgcagcagatccACTCACATTTGCTGTTCAACTTCAACATCTGGAACAAAGGAGATTTCCCTCTGCGTATCG GTCACATCCAGTACATGTCCACTGTCATCAAGGACGACAGGAAGCAGTTCAGGAAGAAATATGGAGTCCAGTTTCTGCTGGACACCATGCGGCTGTATTACGG GAAGAACGCCAACAAGGAGAACGACCTGAGTGGCGACGACGTTCGGACCATCAGAGCGTCTCTCTGTGGCCTCGTCAAGTATTACATCAGCAAGGGCATGTCGCAGGAAGAgatgcacagcattctgggataCATTGCTGCTATTGGAGATGAAGACCAG CTGTGCAGCCTTCTAGAGATGCTGCTCGGCCTCCTGCAGAGCAGCCCGGCCAAAGACCAGCTCTTCCTGCTCCTGTTTGAGCCGGCAGCAGCAGATTCCTGCTACACGCTTCTGCTCAACAACAAGCACTCAGACCGGCTGAGGGAGCTCGTCTTCAAG CTGTTTGAGCGGATGCTGCGCTGCGACCGGGTTTATGAGAGGAACAAGCAGCGACTGCGCCTGAGGGAGGCCGGCTACACGGGGCTGTCGCTGATCTTCTCTGAGCTTCACATCACTCCCACCCTGATCCGCTGCCTCCTCAACCAGATCCTCCATACAG ATCAAGTTGTGAACTACAAGGACCTGATGGCTCTGGTACAGCTCACACACCGGGCCGGACCAAGCGTGCGCCTGATTGTCTGCAAGAGG GTGTACCAGCTGCTTCAGTCCCAACAGGACGCCGCCCATCAGATCTCCAAGCAGCAGTGTTGGCAGGACACTCTCATGCGACTGTACTTACGAGGCGAGGGGTCCCTCACCTTGCGCAGCTCGGATACAGCCAGCACTTGCAGTTTGGACTTAAATCGtaatggcagcagcagcaataacCGCCTGGAGCTGCCGCTGGAAAGGAGGCCGCGAACGAGCAGCAGCGGCCGCCTGGACCGCCTGGAGGACGACCGGCTCAGCATAGGAGACGTCCGCTCTGTGGACAGTCTGGAGAACGGAGACGTCATCTCGCTGCTGGACACGCCAtcttcctctgcctctaccGAGCCACAGCTGCCGGTCAAGCCGTGGGTGCTGGGTAAATCGGGGGTCTTGACGTTGGATCTGTCGCACATTCAGGCCTTTGAGGGCGCAGAGAGCGGCAACCAAACGCCTGGGAGCATGCCCAGTACGCCGTCGCCCCTGGAAACGACAAAACCTCTCCCTGGGAGCTCTGGGGATAAAGATCCAACATCTTCCTTTACTGAAGACGGATTCCTCTTTAGTGACAATATCTCACTGGGGGAATCCTTCAACAATGTTGAG AGGgcggaggaggagctgtgcaGCATGCTGCTGGAGATCGTCCTGTGTGTGATGTGGCGAGGAGTCGAGGGCTCGGACGACTCGGCGTGGCTGGAGCGGGGCCAGGTCTTCTCGGCTCTCACCAAACTGGGGACGGCCAACgagctgctgcttcctgtcgACCAGATCAAGCTCAG TCTGTTGGAGCGCATGTTGGAGTGGGCGGTGACTGACAACCGGGAAGCCTCGGCTGCTTCGCTACCGCAGCACACTGAGAACGCGGTTCGCCTGCTTCACATCGTGCAGGACTTCCTCCAGGCGGAGGGGTTGGTCAACCCGGCATTGTGGACCGATAAGGTCCTAGAAGAAGCTGTGACACTAATGGACTGCCTCATGGTGTGGTACTCTGCTGGGACCCAGTGGTTCCAGCTCTCACAAGTTGGACTGAGACTCCTACTGGGCTTCATGGCTCAGGAAGACACAGAG GTATGCGCGTTGGCCTCGGCCAAACTGAACGGCATCCTGCAAACTAAAGAAGTGTCGAGTCAGGACGAGGCCTGCTACCTGCTGGGGAAGCTGGAGGCAATCCTGCAGCGAACCGTCCAGGAGCAAACCGAGGAGACCTACTCCTTCCTGGTTCCTGTTCTGCGGACGCTGCTCTCCAAAGTCCACCGCCTCCTCTACATGGAGCTGCACCTGCCTCAGCTGCCCGACACCAACGGCAGCCCGTCTTTCTTCGAGGACTTCAAGCTGTACTGCAACTCACCCGAGTGGCGTGTCTACCTCGACAAATAC ATCATTCCGTACATGAAGCAGTATGAAATCGAGATGTTCAGTCAGGGTCATGAGACCATGGCTCTGTACTGGAAGGAGTGCTATGAGGCCTTCATGGTCAGCTTGCACAAGAGGGAaagggagagaggagagagcaAGATCCGCTTCCAG GAACAGTTTGTGGAGCCGTTCTCACGCCGCAGTCGGCAAGAAAACCTGCGATACAACAACATGCTGAAGCAGCAACACAGCCAAAACAACGCCACCCTCAGGCAGTGGAAGGCAGCACGGCGGGGCTTGGTGTGTGAAAGGGGTCCATGGGCTGACAG ACTACAAGACGAGACGCACTGGAGAGTGTCCAGCGCTGAGAACTTCTCCAGAATGAGGCTGAAGCTGGTTCGCAATTACAACTTTGACCCTCACCGAGAGGCCAGCGCTCTGAGAGACAACCTGG GCGTCCATCAGCAGCGTGTGAATCCAGAGTCTCTGCTTCTGGAAGCTGTGAAGCAAGTTAAAGTCAGCGACTTGGAGGACGACATCCTGGATCTGCCGGAGGATGACCCTGCTGCCGCTAGCAACCA GGCCGAAGCAGAGGAGGCGGGTCAGAAGGAGAAAATGGTGTTGTGGGAGGACTGTGAGCTGGTGACGGTGGTGGACGTCGTCCCAGGCCGCCTGGAGCTCACCACTCAGCACATCTACTTCTATGACAGCAGccaggagaaggaggagg GAGTGGGTCACGACTTTAAATGGCCGCTTTCACAGATCCGGGAGGTCCACCTCCGACGATACAACCTGCGTCGCTCGGCTCTTGAAATCTTCCTCATTGACCAAACCAATTATTTcctgaactttaaaaaagag GTGAGGAACAAAGTGTACAGCCGCATGCTGCTGCTGCGATCGCTCAGCCTTTATGGGACCCGATCACCTCAGGAGCTCCTGAAGGCTTCTGGACTCACACAG AAATGGGTGAACCGAGAGATTTCCAACTTCGACTACTTAATGCAGCTGAACACTATTGCAGGCAGAACGTACAACGACCTCTCGCAGTACCCAGTG TTTCCCTGGATCTTAACCGACTACAGCTCAGAGGAGCTGGACCTCTCTGACCCGCGGGTGTTCAGGGATCTATCGAAGCCGGTGGCAGTGCAGAACGAACGCAATGCTAAAGCAGTCAGAGAGAA GTATGAAAGTTTTGAGGACCCAACAGGCACTATAGATCGTTTCCATTATGGTACCCACTACTCTAATGCTGCCGGAGTGATGCACTACATGATCCGAGTGGAGCCCTTCACCTCGCTGCACATCCAGCTGCAGAGTGGACG GTTTGACTGCGCCGACCGCCAGTTCCACTCCATCCCAGCCACGTGGCAAACCCTTATGGACAACCCCAACGATGTCAAGGAGCTCATCCCAGAGTTCTTCTACTTCCCTGAATTTCTGGAGAACCAAAATG ATTTTGATCTAGGCCGCCTGCAGATCTCTAAGGAGAGGGTACACAACATTGTTCTCCCTAAATGGGCCAAATCCCCTGAGGACTTCATCTACAAGCATCGCAAAGCTCTG GAGTCAGAGTACGTCTCAGCCCATCTCCACGAGTGGATCGATTTGATCTTTGGTTACAAACAGAGGGGCCCAGCAGCTGTGGAGGCCCTCAACGTCTTTTACTACTGCACCTACGAAG GAGCTGTGGACTTGGACGCAATCACAGATGACAAAGAGCGAAAAGCTGTTGAAGGCATGATCAGCAACTTTGGTCAGACCCCCTGCCAGTTACTTAAG GAGCCCCATCCTGTTCGCCTGTCTCTGGAGGAAGTGGAGAAGAGGAAGTCTCAACAGGACTCGAGTCCTCTCAACATGTTCGAACACCTCAGCGACCTCAAGTCCTTCTTTGTTGAG GGCATCAGTGACAACGTGCCGCTGGTTAAAGCCGTTGTGCCAAAGAATCAGTCCCATTCGTTCATCACCCAGGGAAGCCCTGACACAATG GTGACTGTGAGCCAGAACTGCCTGCTGGGGACCCATGGGTGGCTGCCTTACAATAAGAACATCTCCAACTATTTCACCTTCATTAAGGACCCGACAGTGTCCAACACCAA AACCCAGCGCTTCCTGTCAGGACCGTTTGCCCCTGGCGTTGACCTCGCAGCAGGCCTGTTTGTCGTCTCCCACGACGGGAAGCTGCTCTTCAGTGGCGGACACTGGGACAACAGCATTAGGGTCACTTCGCTGGTCAAGGGCAAGACAGTGGGACAACACATTCGACacatgg ATGTCGTAACTTGCTTATCAACAGACCACTGTGGCATCCACCTGATCTCTGGCTCCAGAGACACAACCTGCATGGTGTGGCAGGTTCTGCAGCAG GGTGGAGCTCCTGTGGGTCTGTCATCCAAACCCATCCAGGTTCTGTACGGACACACAGATGAGGTGGTGAGCGTGGCCATCAGCACTGAGCTGGATATGGCCGTTTCTGGGTCCAGA